Proteins encoded by one window of Frondihabitans peucedani:
- a CDS encoding 8-oxoguanine deaminase: MKRLVFENAFIATVDEAGTEHDSGHLVVDGSRIVAVGAGPAPDRLTGGAEAAGSRPDSVELIDARGHLLTPGLVNTHHHLYQWLTRGIAQDAILFDWLTALYPTWSRITEPLVEAGAAAALAVLARSGCSLVADHHYVFPEGSGDLLGGIVRAADTVGVRLHATRGSMDLGASQGGLPPDFAVETTAAALEASGEAVARFHDPARDARVQIALAPCSPFSVTSDLLRESAVLGRQLGVRLHTHGSETVEEDAFCRERFGRTPTDYLDDLGWLGDDVWMAHSVHLDAPAIARFAATGTGTAHCPSSNARLAAGIAPIAALLAAGAPVGLGVDGAASNESGQLGTEIRQAVLMNRLRSGADGFSVRDGLRIATLGGARVLGRDRDLGSLEVGKLADLALWRIDGVEFAGIADPVATLGLASLPPVARLYVGGELVVDDGRLTRTDEQHLADAAAGASRLLRSL, from the coding sequence GTGAAGCGTCTCGTCTTCGAGAACGCCTTCATCGCGACCGTAGACGAAGCAGGCACCGAGCACGACTCCGGTCACCTCGTCGTCGACGGGTCGCGCATCGTCGCGGTCGGCGCGGGTCCGGCGCCCGACCGGCTGACAGGCGGGGCCGAGGCCGCAGGATCCCGCCCCGACTCCGTCGAGTTGATCGACGCCCGCGGCCACCTGCTCACCCCGGGGCTCGTCAACACGCACCACCACCTCTACCAGTGGCTGACGCGCGGGATCGCCCAGGACGCGATCCTGTTCGACTGGCTCACCGCCCTGTACCCGACCTGGTCGAGGATCACCGAGCCGCTCGTCGAGGCCGGCGCCGCGGCGGCCCTCGCCGTGCTCGCCCGCTCCGGCTGCAGCCTGGTCGCCGACCACCACTACGTGTTCCCCGAGGGTTCGGGCGACCTCCTCGGCGGGATCGTCCGCGCGGCCGACACGGTCGGCGTCCGGCTCCACGCCACGCGCGGATCGATGGACCTCGGCGCCTCGCAGGGCGGCCTCCCGCCCGACTTCGCGGTCGAGACGACGGCAGCGGCGCTCGAGGCGTCGGGGGAGGCCGTGGCGAGGTTCCACGATCCTGCGCGCGATGCCCGCGTGCAGATCGCGCTGGCCCCGTGCTCGCCGTTCTCGGTGACGTCCGACCTGCTCCGCGAGTCGGCGGTGCTCGGCCGCCAGCTGGGCGTCCGCCTGCACACGCACGGCTCCGAGACCGTCGAAGAGGACGCCTTCTGCCGCGAGCGCTTCGGCCGGACGCCGACGGACTACCTCGACGACCTCGGTTGGCTGGGCGATGACGTCTGGATGGCTCACAGCGTGCACCTCGACGCTCCCGCCATCGCGCGGTTCGCCGCCACCGGCACGGGCACGGCGCACTGCCCGTCGTCGAACGCGCGGCTCGCGGCGGGCATCGCGCCGATCGCTGCCCTCCTCGCGGCGGGGGCACCGGTGGGCCTCGGCGTCGACGGGGCGGCCTCCAACGAGTCCGGGCAGCTCGGCACGGAGATCCGGCAGGCGGTCCTGATGAACCGGCTCCGCTCGGGAGCGGACGGCTTCTCGGTGCGAGACGGGCTCAGGATCGCGACGCTCGGCGGGGCGCGCGTGCTCGGCCGCGACCGCGACCTCGGGTCGCTCGAGGTCGGGAAGCTGGCCGACCTGGCCCTCTGGCGCATCGACGGCGTGGAGTTCGCGGGGATCGCCGATCCTGTCGCGACCCTCGGTCTCGCGTCCCTGCCGCCGGTCGCCCGGCTCTACGTCGGCGGCGAGCTCGTGGTCGACGACGGCCGCCTGACCCGCACCGACGAGCAGCACCTCGCCGACGCTGCTGCCGGCGCCTCCCGA